The Engraulis encrasicolus isolate BLACKSEA-1 chromosome 4, IST_EnEncr_1.0, whole genome shotgun sequence genome includes a window with the following:
- the bbs10 gene encoding Bardet-Biedl syndrome 10 protein, with protein MAYDDSSYGRSTLLVVSCLESVLLRSFGPGGGLVLFTRDTGEVLLTRHGQKILRSLHIAHPVARMIVDCIQGHCTMTADGSKSFVLLLASLLRRIRAPSKACWDMSNSRARHLARRLLEFCHDGLDDVIMRQVTPHVSALYSYPGGVLEGLVAGYLTGRLATGQAEVLTPLICQFYRKWHVGQQTMAETVRFIHTHFPVLHQTVSGLPIGRSFVQEGLLLDCDWTVFFETREKESIRLLVFNESEFSINNAAYVFENCIYNGQAMGRRLCTQVEELDVTVLLSPVTCPDALLQWAAQKRLCVAECVDPPLLDLLSQLAQSEAAAVGRVATVTSVSRAVSGGRRLACVGLTPTRPQNNREHLLHPHTLLLCGPGPGPLDQYRSACQGVFTMLHSVCEAEHTLTPMDRSQNSHTDQSEEMSHNPVQLHSPVESETTVPDPATSHDPLCWLLRAGHVLPVGGVFEMLLHHFLMSSDWSAREPEACSVLAESVLDLPRMLHSGKPCLFMQSHASLLDKLRSGTSHRTHSGGLEGVSCKQQLLLSVLQCAYKLLSIDHVLHTHTPVSTLLDSTKTTQQDEDDGD; from the exons CACTCGTCATGGACAGAAGATTTTGAGGTCACTCCATATCGCACACCCGGTTGCCcg AATGATTGTGGATTGCATTCAAGGACACTGCACCATGACAGCGGATGGCTCCAAGTCCTTCGTCCTCCTGCTGGCCTCCCTGCTGAGAAGGATCCGTGCACCCAGCAAGGCATGCTGGGACATGTCAAACAGCCGCGCCAGGCACCTGGCGAGGCGGCTTCTGGAGTTCTGTCATGACGGTTTGGATGATGTCATAATGCGCCAGGTCACCCCACATGTGTCCGCCCTCTACAGTTACCCTGGAGGGGTTTTGGAGGGGCTGGTTGCAGGATACTTGACTGGAAGGCTTGCAACAGGCCAGGCTGAAGTTCTCACACCACTCATCTGCCAATTTTATCGGAAATGGCATGTGGGACAACAAACCATGGCAGAAACGGTCAGATTTATCCATACACACTTCCCCGTTCTGCATCAAACTGTATCGGGCTTGCCCATTGGTCGGTCATTTGTCCAGGAGGGGTTGCTCTTGGACTGTGATTGGACAGTATTTTTCGAAACTCGCGAAAAAGAATCAATCAGACTGCTGGTTTTCAATGAAAGCGAATTTTCCATCAATAACGCTGCTTATGTGTTTGAGAACTGCATCTACAACGGCCAAGCAATGGGGCGCCGTCTGTGCACACAGGTGGAAGAGTTGGACGTGACTGTCCTCCTGTCTCCTGTGACGTGTCCGGACGCCCTCCTTCAGTGGGCTGCGCAGAAGCGGCTCTGTGTGGCGGAGTGCGTGGACCCGCCTCTTCTGGACTTGCTCTCCCAGCTCGCCCAATCAGAGGCCGCCGCCGTGGGTCGCGTTGCCACGGTGACATCAGTCAGCCGTGCTGTGTCGGGCGGTCGCAGGTTGGCCTGTGTTGGGCTCACACCAACACGTCCTCAAAACAACAGAGAACACctcttacacccacacacactcctgctgtgtggcccaggcccagggcctCTTGACCAGTACAGGAGTGCGTGTCAGGGAGTCTTCACAATGCTGCACAGTGTCTGTGAAGCTGAACACACGCTCACGCCCATGGATCGTTCTCAGAACTCTCACACTGACCAATCAGAGGAGATGTCTCATAATCCTGTCCAATTACATTCCCCCGTAGAATCAGAAACAACGGTCCCTGACCCGGCTACCAGTCATGACCCGTTGTGTTGGCTTCTGCGAGCTGGCCATGTTCTTCCTGTTGGTGGAGTTTTTGAAATGCTGTTACATCACTTCCTGATGTCTTCTGATTGGTCGGCTCGGGAGCCTGAGGCCTGCAGCGTATTGGCGGAGTCAGTGCTAGACTTGCCCAGAATGCTCCACTCTGGTAAGCCCTGCCTCTTCATGCAGTCTCATGCCTCCCTATTGGACAAGCTCAGGTCTGGCACTTCCCACAGGACCCACTCAGGAGGCCTAGAGGGTGTGTCGTGCAAGCAGCAGCTCTTGCTCTCTGTGCTGCAGTGTGCATACAAACTCCTGTCCATAGACCACgttttgcacactcacacacctgtaaGCACACTCTTAGACTCAACCAAGACCACACAACAGGACGAGGATGATGGGGATTGA